Proteins from a genomic interval of Spirochaetota bacterium:
- a CDS encoding response regulator: MMILENLLAHLLKRYDGTSFVVRLKARFVAYCSLTEILVIGTVIIVSGFAHLNNPLYGYSLNFKVLGPLIAGLSFPAIGLWFLARGNFTIAAHMLLVCGFVTTWTVIFLDRSYVVSRLDSISLIIGLLSMTPLIILKKPLGIIFYSAVNIVTLYAFMFIFRDDLNLPYSSFIDYLSDNTVTLLAVTVIAYNVYSINRRTLEKAETDIAERIRTEELLVRSEEKFSKSFHLSPLAIILATLDGARVAEVSDQACRLLGIERGEIMGRSLLETGVLRTEGTWDQLRGDLERDGIILERELGITTKAGSARTVLASAEIVTIGAVPHAIIVAADITEKKAHQEERARLEDQLRQSQKMESIGQMAGGIAHDFNNLLTAILGHAELGLMNADQGGAAYPHFLGISKAAESAATLTRQLLAFSRKQVIEPRTLDLNELIAGMQKMLARVIGEHITLKTVMQQKLWKVRADPGQIEQVVINLAVNARDAMPDGGRLAIETMNASFDEKYGRTHLTVQPGEYVMLSVSDTGTGMDEEVKRHLFEPFFTTKPKGKGTGLGLATIYGAVRQNNGTIEVYSEPGMGTTFKVYFPRIAAGEEASAERRSSRTAPGGTETILLVEDDDLVLRFSLSVLKNLGYTVISSSTAEEALRAAARHEGRIDMLLTDVVLPGMNGRALAEKLIEKRPECKVLYASGYTEDVVLHHGVLQGDISFIAKPFSPQALAKKIREVLDG; encoded by the coding sequence ATGATGATACTGGAAAATCTGCTGGCCCATTTATTGAAGCGTTACGACGGGACGAGCTTTGTCGTGAGGCTCAAGGCGCGATTCGTCGCCTACTGCTCCCTGACCGAGATCCTGGTTATCGGCACGGTCATAATCGTGTCCGGGTTCGCCCACCTGAACAACCCCCTGTACGGATACTCCCTGAATTTCAAGGTGCTCGGACCTCTCATCGCGGGATTATCCTTCCCGGCGATCGGGCTCTGGTTCCTGGCGCGGGGCAATTTTACGATCGCGGCGCATATGCTTCTCGTGTGCGGGTTCGTCACGACCTGGACCGTGATCTTCCTGGACCGGTCGTACGTCGTCTCGCGTCTTGATTCAATTTCCCTCATAATCGGCCTGCTCTCCATGACGCCCCTGATCATTTTAAAAAAGCCCCTGGGAATCATTTTCTATTCCGCGGTTAATATCGTCACCCTATACGCCTTCATGTTCATTTTCAGGGACGATCTCAACCTTCCCTACAGCTCGTTCATCGACTACCTGTCTGATAATACCGTCACGCTGCTCGCGGTCACCGTAATTGCGTACAACGTCTATTCGATCAACCGGCGCACACTGGAAAAGGCGGAGACCGACATCGCGGAGCGGATACGGACCGAGGAGCTCCTGGTGCGCTCCGAGGAAAAGTTTTCGAAGTCATTTCACCTGAGCCCCCTGGCGATCATACTCGCGACCCTGGACGGGGCCAGGGTCGCGGAGGTAAGCGACCAGGCGTGCAGGCTCCTGGGAATCGAGCGCGGGGAGATCATGGGACGCTCGCTCCTGGAGACCGGCGTGCTCAGGACCGAGGGCACGTGGGACCAGCTCCGCGGAGACCTTGAACGGGACGGCATTATCCTGGAACGCGAGCTGGGAATAACGACCAAGGCGGGATCCGCGAGAACGGTGCTCGCGTCCGCGGAGATCGTCACGATAGGGGCGGTGCCCCACGCGATCATCGTCGCCGCCGATATCACCGAAAAGAAGGCGCACCAGGAGGAACGCGCGCGCCTCGAGGATCAGCTGCGCCAATCGCAGAAAATGGAATCGATCGGCCAGATGGCGGGCGGCATCGCCCACGATTTCAACAACCTGCTCACCGCGATCCTGGGCCACGCGGAGCTTGGTCTCATGAACGCCGACCAGGGCGGGGCCGCGTACCCGCACTTCCTGGGGATATCCAAGGCGGCCGAGAGCGCCGCGACGCTTACCAGGCAGCTCCTCGCGTTTTCCCGCAAGCAGGTCATCGAGCCCAGGACACTCGATCTCAACGAGCTCATCGCGGGGATGCAGAAGATGCTCGCGCGCGTGATTGGCGAGCATATCACGCTGAAAACGGTGATGCAGCAGAAGCTGTGGAAGGTCCGGGCGGACCCCGGGCAGATCGAGCAGGTGGTGATCAATCTCGCGGTCAACGCGCGCGACGCGATGCCGGACGGGGGAAGGCTGGCCATCGAAACGATGAATGCCAGCTTCGACGAGAAGTACGGGAGGACCCACCTCACGGTGCAACCGGGCGAGTACGTGATGCTTTCGGTGAGCGATACCGGGACGGGGATGGACGAGGAGGTGAAGCGGCACCTTTTCGAGCCCTTCTTCACCACGAAGCCCAAGGGAAAGGGGACGGGCCTGGGGCTTGCCACCATATACGGCGCGGTACGCCAGAACAACGGGACCATCGAGGTGTATTCGGAGCCGGGGATGGGCACCACCTTCAAGGTCTACTTCCCAAGGATCGCGGCGGGAGAGGAGGCCTCCGCGGAGCGGCGCTCATCCAGAACGGCGCCCGGAGGCACGGAGACGATCCTCCTGGTCGAGGACGACGATCTCGTCCTCCGGTTCTCGCTGAGCGTGTTGAAAAACCTGGGGTACACGGTCATATCGAGCTCGACGGCGGAGGAGGCACTGCGCGCCGCAGCCCGCCACGAGGGGCGGATCGACATGTTGCTGACCGACGTGGTCCTTCCGGGCATGAACGGGCGCGCCCTGGCGGAGAAACTGATCGAGAAGCGTCCCGAGTGCAAGGTGCTGTACGCATCGGGCTACACCGAGGACGTGGTGCTTCACCACGGGGTGCTGCAGGGGGATATCAGCTTCATCGCCAAGCCGTTCAGCCCCCAGGCGCTCGCGAAGAAGATACGAGAGGTCCTGGACGGGTGA
- a CDS encoding glutamine synthetase type III, with amino-acid sequence MPVSRYYGENTFNLTAMLEKLPRDIYDSMVEILHGQRTLDITIANAVAHAMKEWALEKGATHYCHWFQPMTGSTAEKHDAFIEPAENGMGIERFSGKQLWQGEPDASSFPSGGIRSTFEARGYTAWDPSSPAFILQRGIGTVLCIPSVFISYSGEALDKKTPLLRSINAINKSALSIVGLLNNSKAKRIYATLGPEQEYFLIDQDYYQERKDLVLSSRTLLGGEPPKGQQLEDHYFGSIKERILSYMHDVEEELFKLGIPAKTRHNEVAPSQFEIAPMYEEANLAVDHNYLVMDTLRTVAIKHGLAALLHEKPFAGINGSGKHLNWSLSDDLGNNLLNPGKTPHDNIQFLVVLIATIRAVYLHADLLRAAVASSGNDHRLGANEAPPAIISVFLGEQLTQIIENIEKGLVTSASNAAIIDLGLSKLPILSKDSTDRNRTSPFAFTGNKFEFRAVGSSQSIAFSATVLNTIVAESLDVLASKIKAKGGDVKQAALDVIREEIKTLKPILYMGDNYTKEWEDEAKRRGLPNKKTTPESLTDLVTEKALSLFEKYGVLSKVELKSRYHIRVERYVKELDIEAMTLYSMVQNQVIPAGLDYQYKVATSIASVSEILGDSSDLKVQKELLKTVLSLVSALQTSVNDLKARNDKAGAMHDEEKKAAYYCNEIKKVMIEIREKADILEEYIDDSIWPLPKFWEMLFIS; translated from the coding sequence ATGCCGGTATCCCGCTACTACGGCGAGAACACGTTCAATCTCACCGCGATGCTGGAGAAACTTCCCAGAGACATTTACGACAGCATGGTCGAGATTCTCCACGGGCAGCGCACCCTCGACATCACCATAGCCAACGCGGTCGCGCACGCGATGAAGGAATGGGCGCTCGAGAAAGGGGCCACGCATTACTGCCACTGGTTCCAGCCCATGACCGGCTCCACCGCGGAAAAGCACGACGCCTTCATCGAACCCGCCGAAAACGGCATGGGCATTGAGCGCTTTTCCGGCAAGCAACTGTGGCAGGGCGAGCCCGACGCCTCCAGCTTCCCGAGCGGCGGAATCCGCTCGACGTTCGAAGCGCGCGGTTACACGGCGTGGGATCCCTCGAGCCCCGCGTTCATACTCCAGCGCGGAATCGGGACCGTGCTGTGCATCCCCTCGGTGTTCATTTCCTACTCCGGGGAAGCGCTCGACAAGAAGACCCCGCTCCTGCGCTCGATCAACGCCATCAACAAGAGCGCGCTCTCGATTGTAGGCCTCCTGAACAACAGCAAGGCGAAGCGCATCTACGCGACGCTGGGACCCGAGCAGGAATATTTCCTTATCGACCAGGATTACTACCAGGAACGCAAGGACCTTGTGCTCAGCTCGCGTACGCTCCTGGGCGGCGAGCCCCCCAAGGGCCAGCAGCTGGAAGACCACTATTTCGGGAGCATCAAGGAGCGCATCCTCTCCTACATGCATGACGTCGAGGAGGAGCTTTTCAAGCTGGGCATCCCGGCGAAGACCCGTCACAACGAGGTGGCCCCGAGCCAGTTCGAAATCGCCCCCATGTACGAAGAGGCGAACCTTGCCGTAGACCACAACTACCTGGTCATGGATACGCTGCGCACCGTCGCCATCAAGCACGGGCTCGCCGCGCTCCTGCACGAGAAACCCTTCGCGGGCATCAACGGGTCGGGCAAGCACCTGAACTGGTCGCTTTCGGACGACCTGGGGAACAACCTGCTCAACCCGGGCAAAACGCCGCATGACAACATCCAGTTTCTCGTGGTCCTGATCGCGACCATCCGCGCGGTCTACCTCCACGCCGACCTGCTCCGCGCGGCCGTCGCGTCGAGCGGCAACGACCACCGCCTGGGCGCGAACGAAGCCCCCCCCGCGATCATCTCGGTCTTCCTGGGCGAACAGCTCACGCAGATAATCGAGAACATCGAGAAGGGGCTCGTAACCTCCGCGTCGAACGCGGCGATCATCGACCTGGGGCTCTCGAAACTGCCCATTCTTTCCAAGGACAGCACCGACCGCAACAGGACTTCGCCGTTCGCCTTCACCGGGAACAAGTTCGAATTCCGCGCGGTAGGCTCGTCCCAGTCGATCGCCTTCTCCGCGACCGTGCTCAATACGATCGTGGCGGAAAGCCTGGACGTGCTCGCCTCCAAGATCAAGGCGAAGGGCGGTGACGTGAAGCAGGCCGCGCTCGACGTGATTCGCGAGGAGATCAAGACCCTCAAGCCCATACTGTACATGGGCGACAACTACACGAAGGAATGGGAAGACGAGGCGAAACGGCGCGGGCTTCCGAACAAGAAGACCACGCCCGAATCCCTCACCGATCTCGTCACGGAAAAGGCGCTTTCGCTCTTCGAAAAATACGGCGTGCTCTCCAAGGTGGAGCTCAAATCGCGGTATCACATCCGCGTGGAGCGCTACGTCAAGGAGCTCGACATCGAGGCGATGACGCTTTATTCGATGGTGCAGAACCAGGTGATCCCCGCCGGCCTTGATTACCAGTACAAGGTCGCGACCTCGATCGCGTCGGTCTCCGAAATACTCGGCGATTCGTCCGACCTCAAGGTCCAGAAGGAGCTCCTGAAGACCGTGTTGTCGCTCGTGAGCGCCCTGCAGACCTCGGTCAACGACCTCAAGGCCAGGAACGACAAGGCCGGGGCCATGCATGACGAGGAGAAGAAGGCCGCGTATTACTGTAATGAGATCAAGAAGGTAATGATCGAGATCCGCGAAAAAGCGGACATCCTGGAAGAGTATATCGACGACTCGATATGGCCGCTTCCCAAGTTCTGGGAGATGCTCTTCATCAGCTAG